A window of the Zootoca vivipara chromosome 14, rZooViv1.1, whole genome shotgun sequence genome harbors these coding sequences:
- the MAN2A2 gene encoding alpha-mannosidase 2x isoform X1 encodes MLLLLAGAPALPSERPNNLPRSLPARAQARKSGSCSSRAAVSAPPPWPGSAAPPPIPGPATAKNIAAAAAGACSACGSRACCRQRSEAGGEAAASPPAPGQSQISVLQNRIEQLEQLLEENHEIISHIKDSVLELTANAEGQPVVLPFHMPNGSWVLPPESRPSFYSISSQDCQFALKSNSQKEDLQMLAVSALLPYDNQDGGVWKQGFDITYEPHEWDAEPLQVFVVPHSHNDPGWIKTFDKYYFDQTQHILNSMVVKLQEDPRRRFIWSEISFFSKWWDNISAQKRAAVRRLVGNGQLEMATGGWVMPDEANSHYFAMIDQLIEGHQWLEKNIGVTPRSGWAVDPFGHSSTMPYLLRRANLTSMLIQRVHYAIKKHFAATQNLEFMWRQSWDPDSSTDILCHMMPFYSYDVPHTCGPDPKICCQFDFKRLPGGRINCPWKVPPKAITSANVAERAQLLLDQYRKKSKLYRSKVLLVPLGDDFRYDKPQEWDAQFLNYQRLFDFLNAHPDLHVQAQFGTLSDYFDALYKQVGIVPGMRPPGFPVVSGDFFSYADREDHYWTGYYTSRPFYKSMGRVLEAHLRGAEILYSLALSHARHAGMDSKYPLSDYAMLTDARRNLGLFQHHDAITGTAKEAVVVDYGVRLLHSLMNLKRVIINAAHYLVLADKEAYHYDLAVPFLGADEARLNQDSLPEKTIIKLDATPRFVVVFNPLEQERLSIVSLLVNTPRIRVLNEEGQPLAVQLSAQWTSATDMAPDVYQVSIMMRLPALGLNILQLSKSFDSHNTLKSSARLFLHGRDLPVHKHEAFPVRVIPTATEDFCLENQHMRACFSGGSGSLKSVHRAGDTQEQKLSSQFLIYGTRSTKDKSGAYLFLPDGEAKPYVPKDPPVVRVTEGPFFSEVAIYYQHIQEVVRLYNVPGVDGLSLEISCLVDIRDHINKELALRFSTDIESKGTFFTDLNGFQIQPRQYLKKLPLQANFYPMPVMAYIQDARSRLTLHTAQALGVSSLSSGQLEVILDRRLMQDDNRGLGQGLKDNKRTCNRFRLLLERHSAASKAEAGQATSFPSLLSHLTSMQLNADVLVMPVAQEKPPPPTLRPFLPLSGPLPCDFHLLNLRTLQGEDDSLPSTETALILHRKGFDCGLEARNLGFNCTTTHGTLSLGGLFQGLELASLQPSSLTLMYPLATTSPNSTSVHLDPMEIATFRLRLG; translated from the exons AGCCAGATCTCAGTGTTGCAGAACCGGATTGAACAGCTGGAGCAGCTCCTGGAGGAGAACCACGAAATCATCAGCCACATCAAAGACTCCGTGCTGGAGCTGACGGCCAACGCGGAGGGCCAGCCGGTGGTGCTGCCTTTCCACATGCCTAATGGCTCCTGGGTCCTGCCTCCCGAGAGCCGGCCCAGCTTCTACTCCATCTCCTCTCAGGATTGTCAGTTTGCACTGAAAAGCAACAGCCAGAAGGAAGACCTGCAG ATGTTGGCTGTGTCTGCACTGCTCCCCTATGACAACCAGGATGGTGGGGTGTGGAAGCAAGGCTTCGATATCACTTATGAGCCACATGAATGGGACGCCGAACCACTGCAAGTGTTTGTGGTGCCACATTCCCACAATGACCCAG GCTGGATCAAGACATTTGACAAGTACTACTTCGACCAGACGCAGCACATCCTCAACAGCATGGTGGTGAAGCTGCAGGAGGATCCTCGACGACGCTTCATCTGGTCCGAAATCTCCTTCTTCTCTAAATGGTGGGACAACATCAGCGCCCAGAAACGGGCTGCTGTCCGCAG GCTTGTAGGCAATGGGCAGCTAGAAATGGCAACTGGCGGGTGGGTGATGCCAGATGAAGCCAATTCCCACTACTTTGCCATGATCGACCAGCTCATTGAGGGTCACCAGTGGCTGGAGAAGAACATTG GGGTGACACCGCGCTCTGGCTGGGCAGTGGATCCCTTTGGCCACAGCTCCACCATGCCTTACCTGCTGCGTCGTGCCAATCTGACCAGCATGCTCATCCAGCGGGTCCACTACGCCATCAAGAAGCATTTTGCAGCAACCCAGAATCTGGAGTTCATGTGGCGGCAGAGTTGGg ATCCTGACTCCAGCACCGACATCCTGTGCCACATGATGCCCTTCTACAGCTACGACGTGCCCCACACCTGCGGTCCCGACCCCAAGATCTGCTGCCAGTTCGACTTCAAACGTTTGCCCGGGGGGCGCATCAACTGCCCCTGGAAAGTGCCCCCCAAGGCCATCACCAGTGCCAATGTGGCTGAGCG GGCACAGCTCCTGCTTGACCAGTACCGCAAGAAGTCCAAGCTGTACCGCAGCAAAGTGCTCCTGGTGCCGCTGGGGGACGATTTTCGCTACGACAAGCCCCAGGAGTGGGATGCTCAGTTCCTCAACTACCAGCGCCTCTTTGACTTCCTCAATGCCCACCCGGATCTCCATGTGCAG GCACAGTTTGGGACCCTCTCGGATTACTTTGACGCCTTGTACAAGCAAGTGGGCATTGTCCCTGGAATGCGCCCACCCGGCTTCCCTGTGGTCAGCGGGGACTTCTTCTCCTACGCGGACCGAGAGGACCACTACTGGACTGGCTACTACACCTCACGGCCCTTCTACAAGAGCATGGGCAGGGTGCTGGAGGCTCATCTCCG CGGTGCCGAGATCTTGTACAGCCTGGCTCTCAGCCATGCCCGCCACGCCGGCATGGACAGCAAGTACCCACTCTCAGACTACGCCATGCTGACGGACGCACGCCGCAACCTGGGCCTCTTCCAGCACCACGATGCAATCACTGGCACTGCCAAGGAGGCAGTGGTAGTGGACTATGGGGTCAG GCTGCTCCACTCGCTAATGAACCTTAAGCGGGTCATCATCAACGCTGCCCATTACCTGGTCTTGGCAGATAAGGAGGCCTACCATTACGACCTGGCAGTGCCCTTTCTTGGCGCA GATGAGGCCCGCCTCAATCAAGACTCCCTGCCAGAGAAAACCATCATCAAGCTGGATGCAACACCCAG GTTCGTGGTAGTGTTTAACCCCCTGGAGCAGGAGCGGCTGAGCATTGTGTCCCTGCTGGTAAACACGCCTCGTATCCGGGTCCTCAACGAGGAGGGGCAGCCCCTAGCAGTGCAACTCAGCGCCCAGTGGACCTCTGCCACAGACATGGCACCGGATGTCTACCAG GTGTCCATCATGATGCGCCTGCCGGCCCTGGGCCTCAACATCCTGCAGCTGAGTAAGTCCTTTGACAGCCACAACACGCTGAAGTCTTCGGCGCGCCTCTTCCTGCATGGGCGCGACCTCCCCGTGCACAAGCACGAGGCCTTCCCGGTGCGGGTCATCCCCACGGCCACGGAGGACTTCTGCCTGGAGAACCAGCACATGCGAGCCTGCTTCTCTGGGGGCAGCGGGTCCCTCAAG AGTGTGCACCGGGCGGGCGACACCCAGGAGCAGAAGCTGAGCAGCCAGTTCCTCATCTATGGGACCCGGAGCACCAAAGACAAAAGCGGTGCCTACCTCTTCCTGCCTGACGGAGAGGCCAAG CCCTATGTCCCCAAGGACCCCCCGGTGGTGCGGGTGACAGAGGGACCCTTTTTCTCGGAGGTGGCCATTTACTACCAGCACATCCAGGAGGTGGTCCGGCTGTACAACGTGCCAG GGGTCGACGGCCTGTCCCTAGAGATCTCCTGCCTGGTGGACATCCGAGACCACATCAACAAGGAGCTGGCCCTGCGATTTAGCACAGATATTGAGAGCAAAGGCACTTTCTTCACTGACCTGAATGGCTTTCAG ATCCAGCCCCGCCAGTACCTGAAGAAGCTGCCTCTCCAGGCCAACTTCTACCCCATGCCGGTCATGGCCTACATCCAAGATGCGCGGAGCCGCCTGACGCTGCACACGGCCCAAGCCTTGGGCGTCTCCAGCCTCAGCAGTG GCCAGCTGGAGGTGATTCTGGACCGGCGCCTCATGCAGGATGACAACCGTGGCCTCGGACAAGGCCTGAAGGACAACAAGCGGACCTGCAACCGCTTCCGCCTCCTCCTGGAGCGACACAGCGCAGCAAGCAAG GCGGAGGCTGGCCAGGCAACGAGTTTCCCATCTCTGCTCAGCCACCTGACCTCCATGCAGCTAAATGCTGATGTGCTGGTCATGCCTGTTGCCCAGGAGAAGCCACCGCCCCCCACCCTGAGGCCCTTCCTGCCCCTCTCGGGGCCCCTGCCTTGCGACTTCCATCTTCTCAACCTGCGCACCCTGCAAGGAGAG gacgATTCACTGCCCTCCACTGAGACAGCTCTGATCCTGCACCGAAAGGGCTTTGACTGTGGCCTGGAGGCTAGGAACTTGGGATTCAACTGCACCACCACCCATGGCACA CTATCCCTGGGCGGCCTCTTCCAGGGCCTTGAACTGGCATCCCTGCAGCCCTCCTCCTTGACGCTTATGTACCCGCTGGCCACGACCTCCCCCAACAGCACCTCTGTCCACCTGGACCCCATGGAGATTGCCACTTTCCGCCTCCGTCTCGGATAA
- the MAN2A2 gene encoding alpha-mannosidase 2x isoform X2 codes for MKLKKQVTVCGAAIFCVAVFSLYLMLDRVQHDPARHQNGGNFPRSQISVLQNRIEQLEQLLEENHEIISHIKDSVLELTANAEGQPVVLPFHMPNGSWVLPPESRPSFYSISSQDCQFALKSNSQKEDLQMLAVSALLPYDNQDGGVWKQGFDITYEPHEWDAEPLQVFVVPHSHNDPGWIKTFDKYYFDQTQHILNSMVVKLQEDPRRRFIWSEISFFSKWWDNISAQKRAAVRRLVGNGQLEMATGGWVMPDEANSHYFAMIDQLIEGHQWLEKNIGVTPRSGWAVDPFGHSSTMPYLLRRANLTSMLIQRVHYAIKKHFAATQNLEFMWRQSWDPDSSTDILCHMMPFYSYDVPHTCGPDPKICCQFDFKRLPGGRINCPWKVPPKAITSANVAERAQLLLDQYRKKSKLYRSKVLLVPLGDDFRYDKPQEWDAQFLNYQRLFDFLNAHPDLHVQAQFGTLSDYFDALYKQVGIVPGMRPPGFPVVSGDFFSYADREDHYWTGYYTSRPFYKSMGRVLEAHLRGAEILYSLALSHARHAGMDSKYPLSDYAMLTDARRNLGLFQHHDAITGTAKEAVVVDYGVRLLHSLMNLKRVIINAAHYLVLADKEAYHYDLAVPFLGADEARLNQDSLPEKTIIKLDATPRFVVVFNPLEQERLSIVSLLVNTPRIRVLNEEGQPLAVQLSAQWTSATDMAPDVYQVSIMMRLPALGLNILQLSKSFDSHNTLKSSARLFLHGRDLPVHKHEAFPVRVIPTATEDFCLENQHMRACFSGGSGSLKSVHRAGDTQEQKLSSQFLIYGTRSTKDKSGAYLFLPDGEAKPYVPKDPPVVRVTEGPFFSEVAIYYQHIQEVVRLYNVPGVDGLSLEISCLVDIRDHINKELALRFSTDIESKGTFFTDLNGFQIQPRQYLKKLPLQANFYPMPVMAYIQDARSRLTLHTAQALGVSSLSSGQLEVILDRRLMQDDNRGLGQGLKDNKRTCNRFRLLLERHSAASKAEAGQATSFPSLLSHLTSMQLNADVLVMPVAQEKPPPPTLRPFLPLSGPLPCDFHLLNLRTLQGEDDSLPSTETALILHRKGFDCGLEARNLGFNCTTTHGTLSLGGLFQGLELASLQPSSLTLMYPLATTSPNSTSVHLDPMEIATFRLRLG; via the exons GTCTTCTCCCTCTATCTGATGCTGGACAGGGTCCAGCACGATCCTGCTCGGCACCAGAATGGGGGCAATTTCCCCAGG AGCCAGATCTCAGTGTTGCAGAACCGGATTGAACAGCTGGAGCAGCTCCTGGAGGAGAACCACGAAATCATCAGCCACATCAAAGACTCCGTGCTGGAGCTGACGGCCAACGCGGAGGGCCAGCCGGTGGTGCTGCCTTTCCACATGCCTAATGGCTCCTGGGTCCTGCCTCCCGAGAGCCGGCCCAGCTTCTACTCCATCTCCTCTCAGGATTGTCAGTTTGCACTGAAAAGCAACAGCCAGAAGGAAGACCTGCAG ATGTTGGCTGTGTCTGCACTGCTCCCCTATGACAACCAGGATGGTGGGGTGTGGAAGCAAGGCTTCGATATCACTTATGAGCCACATGAATGGGACGCCGAACCACTGCAAGTGTTTGTGGTGCCACATTCCCACAATGACCCAG GCTGGATCAAGACATTTGACAAGTACTACTTCGACCAGACGCAGCACATCCTCAACAGCATGGTGGTGAAGCTGCAGGAGGATCCTCGACGACGCTTCATCTGGTCCGAAATCTCCTTCTTCTCTAAATGGTGGGACAACATCAGCGCCCAGAAACGGGCTGCTGTCCGCAG GCTTGTAGGCAATGGGCAGCTAGAAATGGCAACTGGCGGGTGGGTGATGCCAGATGAAGCCAATTCCCACTACTTTGCCATGATCGACCAGCTCATTGAGGGTCACCAGTGGCTGGAGAAGAACATTG GGGTGACACCGCGCTCTGGCTGGGCAGTGGATCCCTTTGGCCACAGCTCCACCATGCCTTACCTGCTGCGTCGTGCCAATCTGACCAGCATGCTCATCCAGCGGGTCCACTACGCCATCAAGAAGCATTTTGCAGCAACCCAGAATCTGGAGTTCATGTGGCGGCAGAGTTGGg ATCCTGACTCCAGCACCGACATCCTGTGCCACATGATGCCCTTCTACAGCTACGACGTGCCCCACACCTGCGGTCCCGACCCCAAGATCTGCTGCCAGTTCGACTTCAAACGTTTGCCCGGGGGGCGCATCAACTGCCCCTGGAAAGTGCCCCCCAAGGCCATCACCAGTGCCAATGTGGCTGAGCG GGCACAGCTCCTGCTTGACCAGTACCGCAAGAAGTCCAAGCTGTACCGCAGCAAAGTGCTCCTGGTGCCGCTGGGGGACGATTTTCGCTACGACAAGCCCCAGGAGTGGGATGCTCAGTTCCTCAACTACCAGCGCCTCTTTGACTTCCTCAATGCCCACCCGGATCTCCATGTGCAG GCACAGTTTGGGACCCTCTCGGATTACTTTGACGCCTTGTACAAGCAAGTGGGCATTGTCCCTGGAATGCGCCCACCCGGCTTCCCTGTGGTCAGCGGGGACTTCTTCTCCTACGCGGACCGAGAGGACCACTACTGGACTGGCTACTACACCTCACGGCCCTTCTACAAGAGCATGGGCAGGGTGCTGGAGGCTCATCTCCG CGGTGCCGAGATCTTGTACAGCCTGGCTCTCAGCCATGCCCGCCACGCCGGCATGGACAGCAAGTACCCACTCTCAGACTACGCCATGCTGACGGACGCACGCCGCAACCTGGGCCTCTTCCAGCACCACGATGCAATCACTGGCACTGCCAAGGAGGCAGTGGTAGTGGACTATGGGGTCAG GCTGCTCCACTCGCTAATGAACCTTAAGCGGGTCATCATCAACGCTGCCCATTACCTGGTCTTGGCAGATAAGGAGGCCTACCATTACGACCTGGCAGTGCCCTTTCTTGGCGCA GATGAGGCCCGCCTCAATCAAGACTCCCTGCCAGAGAAAACCATCATCAAGCTGGATGCAACACCCAG GTTCGTGGTAGTGTTTAACCCCCTGGAGCAGGAGCGGCTGAGCATTGTGTCCCTGCTGGTAAACACGCCTCGTATCCGGGTCCTCAACGAGGAGGGGCAGCCCCTAGCAGTGCAACTCAGCGCCCAGTGGACCTCTGCCACAGACATGGCACCGGATGTCTACCAG GTGTCCATCATGATGCGCCTGCCGGCCCTGGGCCTCAACATCCTGCAGCTGAGTAAGTCCTTTGACAGCCACAACACGCTGAAGTCTTCGGCGCGCCTCTTCCTGCATGGGCGCGACCTCCCCGTGCACAAGCACGAGGCCTTCCCGGTGCGGGTCATCCCCACGGCCACGGAGGACTTCTGCCTGGAGAACCAGCACATGCGAGCCTGCTTCTCTGGGGGCAGCGGGTCCCTCAAG AGTGTGCACCGGGCGGGCGACACCCAGGAGCAGAAGCTGAGCAGCCAGTTCCTCATCTATGGGACCCGGAGCACCAAAGACAAAAGCGGTGCCTACCTCTTCCTGCCTGACGGAGAGGCCAAG CCCTATGTCCCCAAGGACCCCCCGGTGGTGCGGGTGACAGAGGGACCCTTTTTCTCGGAGGTGGCCATTTACTACCAGCACATCCAGGAGGTGGTCCGGCTGTACAACGTGCCAG GGGTCGACGGCCTGTCCCTAGAGATCTCCTGCCTGGTGGACATCCGAGACCACATCAACAAGGAGCTGGCCCTGCGATTTAGCACAGATATTGAGAGCAAAGGCACTTTCTTCACTGACCTGAATGGCTTTCAG ATCCAGCCCCGCCAGTACCTGAAGAAGCTGCCTCTCCAGGCCAACTTCTACCCCATGCCGGTCATGGCCTACATCCAAGATGCGCGGAGCCGCCTGACGCTGCACACGGCCCAAGCCTTGGGCGTCTCCAGCCTCAGCAGTG GCCAGCTGGAGGTGATTCTGGACCGGCGCCTCATGCAGGATGACAACCGTGGCCTCGGACAAGGCCTGAAGGACAACAAGCGGACCTGCAACCGCTTCCGCCTCCTCCTGGAGCGACACAGCGCAGCAAGCAAG GCGGAGGCTGGCCAGGCAACGAGTTTCCCATCTCTGCTCAGCCACCTGACCTCCATGCAGCTAAATGCTGATGTGCTGGTCATGCCTGTTGCCCAGGAGAAGCCACCGCCCCCCACCCTGAGGCCCTTCCTGCCCCTCTCGGGGCCCCTGCCTTGCGACTTCCATCTTCTCAACCTGCGCACCCTGCAAGGAGAG gacgATTCACTGCCCTCCACTGAGACAGCTCTGATCCTGCACCGAAAGGGCTTTGACTGTGGCCTGGAGGCTAGGAACTTGGGATTCAACTGCACCACCACCCATGGCACA CTATCCCTGGGCGGCCTCTTCCAGGGCCTTGAACTGGCATCCCTGCAGCCCTCCTCCTTGACGCTTATGTACCCGCTGGCCACGACCTCCCCCAACAGCACCTCTGTCCACCTGGACCCCATGGAGATTGCCACTTTCCGCCTCCGTCTCGGATAA
- the MAN2A2 gene encoding alpha-mannosidase 2x isoform X3 — protein sequence MLLLLAGAPALPSERPNNLPRSLPARAQARKSGSCSSRAAVSAPPPWPGSAAPPPIPGPATAKNIAAAAAGACSACGSRACCRQRSEAGGEAAASPPAPGQSQISVLQNRIEQLEQLLEENHEIISHIKDSVLELTANAEGQPVVLPFHMPNGSWVLPPESRPSFYSISSQDCQFALKSNSQKEDLQMLAVSALLPYDNQDGGVWKQGFDITYEPHEWDAEPLQVFVVPHSHNDPGWIKTFDKYYFDQTQHILNSMVVKLQEDPRRRFIWSEISFFSKWWDNISAQKRAAVRRLVGNGQLEMATGGWVMPDEANSHYFAMIDQLIEGHQWLEKNIGVTPRSGWAVDPFGHSSTMPYLLRRANLTSMLIQRVHYAIKKHFAATQNLEFMWRQSWDPDSSTDILCHMMPFYSYDVPHTCGPDPKICCQFDFKRLPGGRINCPWKVPPKAITSANVAERAQLLLDQYRKKSKLYRSKVLLVPLGDDFRYDKPQEWDAQFLNYQRLFDFLNAHPDLHVQAQFGTLSDYFDALYKQVGIVPGMRPPGFPVVSGDFFSYADREDHYWTGYYTSRPFYKSMGRVLEAHLRGAEILYSLALSHARHAGMDSKYPLSDYAMLTDARRNLGLFQHHDAITGTAKEAVVVDYGVRLLHSLMNLKRVIINAAHYLVLADKEAYHYDLAVPFLGADEARLNQDSLPEKTIIKLDATPRFVVVFNPLEQERLSIVSLLVNTPRIRVLNEEGQPLAVQLSAQWTSATDMAPDVYQVSIMMRLPALGLNILQLSKSFDSHNTLKSSARLFLHGRDLPVHKHEAFPVRVIPTATEDFCLENQHMRACFSGGSGSLKSVHRAGDTQEQKLSSQFLIYGTRSTKDKSGAYLFLPDGEAKPYVPKDPPVVRVTEGPFFSEVAIYYQHIQEVVRLYNVPGVDGLSLEISCLVDIRDHINKELALRFSTDIESKGTFFTDLNGFQIQPRQYLKKLPLQANFYPMPVMAYIQDARSRLTLHTAQALGVSSLSSGQLEVILDRRLMQDDNRGLGQGLKDNKRTCNRFRLLLERHSAASKSSSFFSKLASMLRDLVFPIHKANSQEVKPGPVWCASWW from the exons AGCCAGATCTCAGTGTTGCAGAACCGGATTGAACAGCTGGAGCAGCTCCTGGAGGAGAACCACGAAATCATCAGCCACATCAAAGACTCCGTGCTGGAGCTGACGGCCAACGCGGAGGGCCAGCCGGTGGTGCTGCCTTTCCACATGCCTAATGGCTCCTGGGTCCTGCCTCCCGAGAGCCGGCCCAGCTTCTACTCCATCTCCTCTCAGGATTGTCAGTTTGCACTGAAAAGCAACAGCCAGAAGGAAGACCTGCAG ATGTTGGCTGTGTCTGCACTGCTCCCCTATGACAACCAGGATGGTGGGGTGTGGAAGCAAGGCTTCGATATCACTTATGAGCCACATGAATGGGACGCCGAACCACTGCAAGTGTTTGTGGTGCCACATTCCCACAATGACCCAG GCTGGATCAAGACATTTGACAAGTACTACTTCGACCAGACGCAGCACATCCTCAACAGCATGGTGGTGAAGCTGCAGGAGGATCCTCGACGACGCTTCATCTGGTCCGAAATCTCCTTCTTCTCTAAATGGTGGGACAACATCAGCGCCCAGAAACGGGCTGCTGTCCGCAG GCTTGTAGGCAATGGGCAGCTAGAAATGGCAACTGGCGGGTGGGTGATGCCAGATGAAGCCAATTCCCACTACTTTGCCATGATCGACCAGCTCATTGAGGGTCACCAGTGGCTGGAGAAGAACATTG GGGTGACACCGCGCTCTGGCTGGGCAGTGGATCCCTTTGGCCACAGCTCCACCATGCCTTACCTGCTGCGTCGTGCCAATCTGACCAGCATGCTCATCCAGCGGGTCCACTACGCCATCAAGAAGCATTTTGCAGCAACCCAGAATCTGGAGTTCATGTGGCGGCAGAGTTGGg ATCCTGACTCCAGCACCGACATCCTGTGCCACATGATGCCCTTCTACAGCTACGACGTGCCCCACACCTGCGGTCCCGACCCCAAGATCTGCTGCCAGTTCGACTTCAAACGTTTGCCCGGGGGGCGCATCAACTGCCCCTGGAAAGTGCCCCCCAAGGCCATCACCAGTGCCAATGTGGCTGAGCG GGCACAGCTCCTGCTTGACCAGTACCGCAAGAAGTCCAAGCTGTACCGCAGCAAAGTGCTCCTGGTGCCGCTGGGGGACGATTTTCGCTACGACAAGCCCCAGGAGTGGGATGCTCAGTTCCTCAACTACCAGCGCCTCTTTGACTTCCTCAATGCCCACCCGGATCTCCATGTGCAG GCACAGTTTGGGACCCTCTCGGATTACTTTGACGCCTTGTACAAGCAAGTGGGCATTGTCCCTGGAATGCGCCCACCCGGCTTCCCTGTGGTCAGCGGGGACTTCTTCTCCTACGCGGACCGAGAGGACCACTACTGGACTGGCTACTACACCTCACGGCCCTTCTACAAGAGCATGGGCAGGGTGCTGGAGGCTCATCTCCG CGGTGCCGAGATCTTGTACAGCCTGGCTCTCAGCCATGCCCGCCACGCCGGCATGGACAGCAAGTACCCACTCTCAGACTACGCCATGCTGACGGACGCACGCCGCAACCTGGGCCTCTTCCAGCACCACGATGCAATCACTGGCACTGCCAAGGAGGCAGTGGTAGTGGACTATGGGGTCAG GCTGCTCCACTCGCTAATGAACCTTAAGCGGGTCATCATCAACGCTGCCCATTACCTGGTCTTGGCAGATAAGGAGGCCTACCATTACGACCTGGCAGTGCCCTTTCTTGGCGCA GATGAGGCCCGCCTCAATCAAGACTCCCTGCCAGAGAAAACCATCATCAAGCTGGATGCAACACCCAG GTTCGTGGTAGTGTTTAACCCCCTGGAGCAGGAGCGGCTGAGCATTGTGTCCCTGCTGGTAAACACGCCTCGTATCCGGGTCCTCAACGAGGAGGGGCAGCCCCTAGCAGTGCAACTCAGCGCCCAGTGGACCTCTGCCACAGACATGGCACCGGATGTCTACCAG GTGTCCATCATGATGCGCCTGCCGGCCCTGGGCCTCAACATCCTGCAGCTGAGTAAGTCCTTTGACAGCCACAACACGCTGAAGTCTTCGGCGCGCCTCTTCCTGCATGGGCGCGACCTCCCCGTGCACAAGCACGAGGCCTTCCCGGTGCGGGTCATCCCCACGGCCACGGAGGACTTCTGCCTGGAGAACCAGCACATGCGAGCCTGCTTCTCTGGGGGCAGCGGGTCCCTCAAG AGTGTGCACCGGGCGGGCGACACCCAGGAGCAGAAGCTGAGCAGCCAGTTCCTCATCTATGGGACCCGGAGCACCAAAGACAAAAGCGGTGCCTACCTCTTCCTGCCTGACGGAGAGGCCAAG CCCTATGTCCCCAAGGACCCCCCGGTGGTGCGGGTGACAGAGGGACCCTTTTTCTCGGAGGTGGCCATTTACTACCAGCACATCCAGGAGGTGGTCCGGCTGTACAACGTGCCAG GGGTCGACGGCCTGTCCCTAGAGATCTCCTGCCTGGTGGACATCCGAGACCACATCAACAAGGAGCTGGCCCTGCGATTTAGCACAGATATTGAGAGCAAAGGCACTTTCTTCACTGACCTGAATGGCTTTCAG ATCCAGCCCCGCCAGTACCTGAAGAAGCTGCCTCTCCAGGCCAACTTCTACCCCATGCCGGTCATGGCCTACATCCAAGATGCGCGGAGCCGCCTGACGCTGCACACGGCCCAAGCCTTGGGCGTCTCCAGCCTCAGCAGTG GCCAGCTGGAGGTGATTCTGGACCGGCGCCTCATGCAGGATGACAACCGTGGCCTCGGACAAGGCCTGAAGGACAACAAGCGGACCTGCAACCGCTTCCGCCTCCTCCTGGAGCGACACAGCGCAGCAAGCAAG AGCTCCAGCTTCTTTTCCAAACTGGCCTCCATGCTTAGAGACTTGGTCTTTCCCATCCACAAGGCCAACAGCCAAGAGGTAAAGCCTGGCCCTGTCTGGTGTGCTAGCTGGTGGTGA